The following coding sequences are from one Microbulbifer sp. TB1203 window:
- a CDS encoding type 4a pilus biogenesis protein PilO: MALEDTLKQLNQLDINDIDFSRVGVWPLAGRVALLLLIAAALVGGGYWFLIKDRYQQLEFAVNKEQELFTQFEKKSFEAANLDAYREQLAEMEETFGALLKQLPKDTEVPGLLEDIDEYGRGSGLTIQKVALEDEQVGEFYVELPIRIEVEGGYHEFGAFVSGIAGMPRIVTLHDFEIQTGKDGGALLSMTINAKTYRYKEQGEEG; encoded by the coding sequence ATGGCGCTAGAGGATACGCTCAAACAATTGAATCAACTCGATATCAACGATATCGATTTTTCCCGTGTCGGAGTCTGGCCCCTGGCGGGGCGGGTGGCCCTGCTGTTGCTGATTGCGGCGGCTTTGGTCGGCGGGGGCTACTGGTTCCTGATCAAGGACCGCTATCAGCAACTGGAGTTCGCCGTCAACAAGGAGCAGGAGCTGTTTACGCAGTTCGAGAAAAAATCCTTTGAGGCGGCGAATCTGGATGCCTACCGGGAACAGCTGGCGGAAATGGAGGAGACCTTCGGCGCCCTGCTCAAGCAGTTGCCCAAGGACACCGAAGTGCCCGGGCTGCTCGAGGATATCGACGAATACGGCCGCGGTAGCGGGCTCACCATCCAGAAAGTAGCGCTGGAAGATGAGCAGGTGGGTGAGTTCTATGTCGAGCTGCCCATCCGTATCGAAGTGGAGGGGGGCTATCACGAGTTCGGCGCCTTTGTCAGTGGTATTGCCGGTATGCCCAGGATAGTGACCTTGCACGATTTCGAGATCCAGACCGGCAAAGACGGTGGCGCGCTGCTCAGTATGACCATCAATGCCAAGACCTATCGTTACAAAGAGCAGGGGGAGGAGGGATGA
- a CDS encoding pilus assembly protein PilM, which produces MGMLPFLNKGPKAMLGLDISSTAVKLLELSRSGDKYRVECYAVEPLPPNAVVDKNINDVAATAEAIRKVVRRSKTRLRQAAVAVSGSAVITKTLEMPADLSEDALEAQIALEADQYIPYPLDEVNLDFEVQGPSEKGEGQVEVLLAACRSENVEQRVSALTDAELQAGVVDVEAYAIERAYTLLERQFPPQEQLVVAVIDIGATMSALSVLVDGKTVYTREQLFGGRQLTDEIQRRYGLSSEEAGLAKRQGGSGLPDDYYPEVLEPFRDAVVQQVTRSLQFFYSSTSYSDVDYILLGGGVAAMDGLVELVGQKLNKPTIVANPFQDMTVASRVNRQALANEAPALMIAAGLAMREREY; this is translated from the coding sequence ATGGGGATGCTCCCTTTTCTCAACAAGGGCCCGAAGGCCATGCTGGGGCTGGATATCAGCTCCACTGCGGTCAAGTTGCTGGAGCTCTCCCGCAGCGGCGACAAGTATCGGGTCGAATGTTACGCGGTCGAGCCCCTGCCTCCCAATGCGGTAGTGGACAAAAACATCAACGATGTTGCCGCCACCGCGGAAGCCATTCGCAAGGTGGTGCGCCGCTCCAAGACGCGCCTGCGTCAGGCTGCGGTGGCGGTGTCCGGCTCCGCGGTGATCACCAAGACCCTGGAAATGCCCGCCGATCTTTCCGAAGACGCACTTGAGGCGCAGATCGCCCTGGAGGCGGATCAGTACATTCCCTACCCGCTGGATGAAGTGAATCTCGACTTCGAGGTGCAGGGCCCTTCGGAAAAAGGCGAAGGCCAGGTGGAGGTGCTGCTGGCCGCATGCCGCAGTGAGAATGTCGAACAGCGGGTTTCCGCGCTGACCGACGCCGAACTGCAGGCCGGGGTGGTGGATGTGGAAGCCTACGCCATCGAGCGCGCTTACACCCTGCTGGAACGTCAGTTCCCCCCCCAGGAACAACTGGTGGTGGCCGTCATCGATATCGGCGCCACCATGAGCGCGCTCTCGGTGCTGGTGGACGGCAAAACGGTGTACACCCGCGAGCAGCTGTTCGGGGGTCGCCAGCTTACCGACGAGATCCAGCGCCGCTACGGTCTGTCCTCGGAAGAGGCGGGGCTGGCCAAGCGACAGGGCGGCAGCGGCCTGCCGGACGACTATTACCCGGAGGTGCTGGAGCCCTTCCGCGATGCCGTGGTGCAGCAGGTCACCCGCTCGCTGCAGTTCTTCTACTCCTCCACTTCCTACAGCGATGTGGATTACATATTGCTCGGCGGCGGCGTTGCGGCCATGGACGGGCTGGTGGAACTGGTGGGGCAGAAGCTCAACAAACCCACGATTGTCGCCAATCCCTTTCAGGATATGACAGTGGCCTCACGAGTCAATCGCCAGGCGCTGGCCAACGAGGCGCCGGCGCTGATGATCGCCGCCGGCCTGGCGATGCGCGAGCGGGAGTACTGA
- a CDS encoding pilus assembly protein PilP, which yields MKKYFALIPVLLAVAGCSLDGSHSDLRKKMAAIEHQPKGQIEPIPTFTPYSPYVYSAAALRSPFSRPVLEEDQRLVGRRLDVAPDLNRQRQLLERFNFDALSMVGTLSRGGQVWALIDDSEGGIHRITIGNYLGKNHGRVVGASASKIDVLEIVPDGTGGWIERPRALTLEEKDN from the coding sequence ATGAAGAAGTACTTCGCTCTGATACCGGTTCTGCTGGCCGTCGCGGGCTGCAGCCTGGACGGCAGCCACAGCGATTTGCGCAAGAAAATGGCCGCGATTGAGCACCAGCCCAAAGGGCAGATTGAGCCCATCCCGACATTTACCCCCTACAGCCCCTATGTCTACAGCGCCGCCGCGCTGCGCAGCCCCTTTAGCCGGCCGGTGCTGGAGGAAGACCAGCGCCTGGTGGGGCGCAGGCTGGATGTGGCACCCGACCTGAACCGGCAGCGTCAACTGCTGGAGAGGTTCAACTTCGACGCTCTTTCCATGGTGGGTACCCTCTCCCGCGGTGGCCAAGTGTGGGCGCTGATCGACGACAGCGAGGGCGGCATTCACCGCATCACCATCGGCAACTACCTGGGTAAAAACCACGGGCGGGTGGTCGGCGCCAGCGCCAGTAAAATCGACGTGTTGGAAATAGTACCGGATGGCACCGGTGGCTGGATCGAAAGGCCGCGGGCGCTGACTTTGGAAGAGAAGGACAACTGA
- a CDS encoding PilN domain-containing protein — MAKINLLPWRQEYRAQKQKEFQQVAVLVVMAACFATFMWMKTVDAQISNQNERNQILQTEIAALDKKVREIKDLKKRRQELIDRMRVIQELQGNRPLSVRYFDEMVRSAPEGLWLTSLKRSGNTMQVSGVAESNNRVSSFMRNLDQSEWYQEPNLTGVTAKPEFGEQASAFQMTVSVSGRKKEEDEQQGADN, encoded by the coding sequence ATGGCCAAGATCAACCTACTTCCCTGGCGCCAGGAATATCGCGCACAGAAGCAGAAGGAATTCCAACAGGTGGCGGTGCTGGTGGTCATGGCCGCCTGCTTCGCGACTTTCATGTGGATGAAAACCGTCGACGCACAGATTTCAAACCAGAACGAGCGCAATCAGATACTGCAGACGGAAATAGCCGCGCTCGACAAGAAAGTGCGCGAAATCAAAGACCTGAAAAAGCGCCGCCAGGAACTGATCGACCGCATGCGGGTTATCCAGGAGCTGCAGGGCAACCGCCCGCTGTCGGTGCGCTACTTCGACGAGATGGTGCGCAGTGCACCCGAGGGGTTGTGGCTCACCAGCCTGAAACGCAGCGGCAACACCATGCAGGTCTCCGGGGTGGCTGAGTCCAACAACCGGGTGTCGTCCTTCATGCGCAACCTGGACCAGTCGGAGTGGTATCAGGAGCCCAACCTGACCGGCGTGACCGCGAAGCCCGAATTCGGCGAACAGGCCAGCGCTTTCCAGATGACTGTCAGTGTGAGCGGGCGCAAAAAAGAAGAAGACGAACAACAAGGCGCGGATAATTAA